In Clostridium sp. SY8519, one genomic interval encodes:
- a CDS encoding MogA/MoaB family molybdenum cofactor biosynthesis protein, with protein sequence MIKAGVITASDKGYAGQREDLSGARIVSILEESGYEVARRVILPDDRQMLADEMIAMCDAGISLILTTGGTGFSKRDVTPEATRMVIEREAPGIPGAILHYSLSITPRAMLSRAVAGLRGNTLIVNLPGSPKAVQEALDYILPSLKHGLEILLGLDSECARRD encoded by the coding sequence ATGATAAAAGCAGGAGTAATCACAGCCAGCGACAAAGGCTACGCCGGGCAGCGGGAAGACCTCAGCGGCGCCCGCATTGTTTCCATACTGGAAGAGTCCGGCTACGAAGTGGCCCGCAGGGTAATCCTGCCGGATGACCGGCAGATGCTTGCAGATGAAATGATCGCCATGTGCGATGCGGGAATTTCACTGATTCTAACAACCGGAGGCACCGGATTTTCCAAACGGGACGTGACGCCGGAAGCCACACGCATGGTAATCGAACGGGAAGCCCCGGGCATCCCCGGCGCGATCCTTCATTATTCACTTTCCATCACCCCCAGGGCTATGCTTTCCCGCGCCGTAGCCGGCCTGCGGGGCAATACCCTGATTGTCAATCTTCCCGGCAGTCCGAAGGCCGTACAGGAGGCGCTGGATTATATCCTCCCGTCGCTGAAGCACGGACTGGAGATTCTGCTGGGGCTGGACAGTGAATGCGCCCGCCGAGACTGA